The Hypomesus transpacificus isolate Combined female chromosome 3, fHypTra1, whole genome shotgun sequence genome has a window encoding:
- the wdr35 gene encoding WD repeat-containing protein 35 isoform X2 encodes MFIYLSKKIAIPNSIHLKCVSWNKDQGFIACGGDEGLLKVLKLDTQTDDAKLKGLAAPSNLSMNQTLEGHSGAVQVVTWNEQYQKLTTSDQNGLIIVWMLYKGSWYEEMINNRNKSVVRSMSWNADGQKICIVYEDGAVIVGSVDGNRIWGKELKGIQLAHVAWSPDSKILLFGMANGEIHIYDNQGNFIMKMTLNCLHNVTGVISIAGIHWYAGTEGYVEPDCPCLAICFDNGRCQIMRYESDDKPVFIDTLMNVASIQWNQCGSVLAVAGSLRVSTLDKEVNVVQFYTPFGEHLRTLKVPGKQMTAVAWEGGGLRIGLAVDSYIYFANIRPDYKWGYCSNTVVYAYTKPDRQEHCVVFWDTKNNEKFVKYVKSLMSITTSGDFCILATKADDTHPQYVLVLCNSIGTPLDSKYIDIDPLFVTMTKTHVITASKEAFYTWQYRVAKKLTALEINQVSRTRKDGRERVYHIDETPSGNTEGALDFAKAFTATQDHICCITATDKTLIVGRESGTIHRYSLPNVALIQTYSLNYRAYYVSLNCNSSRLAVIDVSGVLTLLDLEVRVSSGDSSGSPLTVGDPSKFERKDVWDMQWANDNPDLFAMMEKTRMYVFRNLDPEEPVQTSGYICNFDDLEIKSVLLDEIMKDPERPNKDNLINFEIRSLRDSRALIEKVGIDDASQFIEDNPHPRLWRLLAEAALQKLDLKTAEQAFVRCKDYQGIEFVKRLGNLQSEAMKQAEVAAYFGRFEEAERMYLDMDRRDLAISLRMKLGDWFRVLQLLKSGSGDCDDSLLEQAYNAIGDYFADRQKWVNAVQYYLQGRNQERLAESYYMLEDYDGLERLANSLPENHKLLPEIGQMFVTVGMCEQTVNAYLKCNQPKAAVDACVHLNQWNKAVELAKNHNMKEIKSLLAKYASHLLEKNKTLEAVELYRKAHHFLDAAKLMFKIADEEAKRSTRPLRVKKLYVLAALLVDNYHGQVKTSQQAKGKKSEATSALAGLLEEDATSSDDRIVDHAWRGAKAYHFFLLAQRQLYDGYMENAMMTALHLRDYEGIIPAVEIYSLLAICSSANRAFGTCSRAFIKLESLESLSLEQRQLYEDLALEIFTKHSPKDSRKSELDSQPEGAVGKLPTCIVTGRIISEYQFWMCSVCKHCALEQEIGSYSFCPLCHSSLS; translated from the exons ATGTTTATTTATCTCAGTAAAAAG ATTGCCATCCCCAACTCCATACACTTGAAGTGTGTATCCTGGAACAAGGACCAGGGTTTTATAGCTtgtggaggggatgagggtCTTCTTAAAGTTCTCAAGCTTGACACTCAAACTG ATGATGCAAAACTCAAAGGACTTGCAGCACCCAGTAATCTATCAATGAACCAGACACTGGAAGGACATAGTG GAGCAGTGCAAGTTGTCACCTGGAATGAACAGTACCAGAAGCTCACCACCAGTGACCAAAATGGCCTCATCATTGTATGGATGCTCTACAAAG GGTCATGGTACGAAGAGATGATCAACAACAGGAACAAGTCAGTTGTTAGGAGTATGAGCTGGAACGCAGATGGCCAGAAGATCTGTATCGTCTATGAGGACGGTGCTGTCATCGTTGGATCCGTAGATG GTAACCGGATCTGGGGAAAGGAGCTAAAGGGAATCCAGCTTGCTCATGTGGCTTGGTCCCCAGACAGCAAGATCCTCTTATTTGGAATGGCTAATGGAGAAATACATATCTATGATAATCAAGGAAACTTTATC ATGAAGATGACCCTCAACTGTCTTCACAACGTGACGGGAGTCATCAGCATTGCGGGGATCCACTGGTACGCAGGGACTGAGGGCTACGTGGAGCCAGACTGTCCCTGTCTGGCCATCTGCTTCGATAACGGCAGGTGCCAGATCATGCGCTACGAGAGTGAtgaca AGCCCGTGTTCATAGACACGCTCATGAACGTGGCCAGTATCCAGTGGAATCAGTGTGGCAGCGTGCTGGCTGTGGCTGGCTCCCTGAGGGTCTCCACCCTGGACAAAGAGGTCAACGTGGTTCAGTTCTACACTCCGTTTGGAGAG CATCTGCGGACTCTAAAGGTTCCTGGGAAGCAGATGACAGCTGTTGcctgggaaggaggaggactTCGTATTGGACTGGCAGTGGACTCCTACATTTACTTTGCCAACATCAGGCCAGATTACAAG tggGGCTATTGCTCCAACACAGTGGTGTACGCCTACACAAAACCAGACCGACAAGAGCACTGTGTGGTGTTCTGGGACACCAAGAACAATGAGAAGTTTGTGAAATACGTCAAGAGTCTAATGTCTATCACCACTTCAGGAGACTTCTGCATACTGGCCACCAAGGCAGACGACACACATCCTCAG TATGTGTTGGTTCTCTGTAACTCCATTGGGACTCCACTGGATTCAAAGTACATTGATATCG ATCCACTGTTCGTGACGATGACAAAGACTCATGTCATCACTGCGTCTAAAGAGGCCTTCTACACCTGGCAGTACCGTGTGGCTAAGAAACTGACTGCCCTGGAAATCAACCAAGTGTCCCGGACTAGAAAAGATGGCAGAGAgag ggtgtacCACATTGATGAGACTCCGTCAGGGAACACCGAGGGTGCCCTGGACTTTGCCAAGGCTTTCACA GCAACACAAGATCATATTTGCTGCATTACAGCGACTGACAAAACTCTTATTGTG GGACGTGAGTCTGGGACAATCCATAGATACAGTCTCCCTAACGTGGCTCTGATCCAGACGTACTCTCTTAACTACAGGGCCTACTATGTCTCCTTGAACTGCAACTCTAG CCGCCTGGCAGTAATCGACGTGTCAGGAGTCCTGACCCTCCTGGACCTGGAGGTGCGCGTGTCTTCAGGAGACAGCTCAGGCAGCCCGCTTACTGTGGGGGACCCATCCAAGTTTGAGAGAAAAGATGTTTGGGACATGCAGTGGGCGAATGACAACCCTGATCTGTTTGCCATGATGGAGAAGACCAGGATGTATGTATTCAGGAATCTCGACCCAGAG GAACCCGTCCAAACATCAGGCTATATCTGCAACTTTGACGACCTGGAAATCAAATCTGTCTTGCTGGATGAAATCATGAAG GATCCGGAGCGGCCCAACAAGGACAACCTCATCAACTTTGAGATCCGATCCCTCAGAGACAGCCGTGCTCTGATCGAAAAAGTTGGCATTGATGACGCTTCCCAGTTCATCGAAGACAATCCTCACCCTAGACTCTG GCGACTGTTGGCCGAGGCTGCGCTCCAGAAGCTGGACCTGAAGACTGCAGAGCAGGCCTTCGTCCGCTGCAAGGACTACCAGGGCATTGAGTTTGTGAAACGCCTGGGAAACCTGCAGAGTGAGGCCATGAAACAGGCCGAGGTGGCAGCCTACTTTGGGCGGTTTGAAGAGGCTGAGAGGATGTACCTGGACATGGACCGCAG AGACCTGGCCATAAGCCTGAGGATGAAGCTGGGTGACTGGTTCAGGGTTCTGCAGCTGCTGAAGTCAGGCTCAGGGGACTGTGATGACTCCTTGCTGGAGCAGGCTTACAACGCCATCGGAGACTACTTTGCAGACCGTCAGAAGTG GGTAAACGCAGTGCAATACTATCTTCAAGGACGCAACCAGGAGCGCCTGGCAGAGAGCTACTACATGTTGGAGGACTATGATGGCTTAGAGAGGCTGGCTAATTCCCTTCCAGAGAACCATAAACTACTCCCG GAAATCGGACAGATGTTTGTCACCGTAGGCATGTGTGAACAGACCGTGAATGCCTATCTCAAATGCAATCAGCCCAAGGCTGCAGTCGATGCCTGCGTTCATCTGAACCAG TGGAATAAAGCAGTCGAGTTGGCCAAAAACCACAATATGAAAGAGATCAAATCTCTTCTCGCCAAGTATGCGTCTCATCTGCTAGAGAAGAATAAGACTCTGGAGGCTGTGGAGTTGTACCGTAAAGCACACCATTTCTTAGATGCAGCCAAGCTCATGTTCAAG ATAGCTGATGAGGAGGCTAAGAGAAGTACCAGGCCGCTGAGAGTGAAGAAGCTGTATGTGCTGGCAGCACTGCTGGTGGATAACTACCATGGGCAAGTGAAGACATCACAGCAGGCCAAAGGAAAGAAATCTGAG GCCACGTCTGCTCTGGCTGGGCTTCTGGAAGAGGACGCCACCTCCTCTGATGATCGCATTGTGGACCATGCCTGGCGCGGGGCAAAAGCCTATCACTTCTTCCTGCTGGCTCAGAGGCAGCTGTACGATGGCTACATGGAGAACGCCATGATGACAG CTCTCCATCTCCGTGATTATGAGGGCATCATCCCTGCAGTGGAGATCTATTCCCTGTTGGCCATCTGTTCCTCGGCCAACCGGGCCTTCGGCACTTGCTCTCGGGCCTTCATCAAGCTGGAGTCCTTGGAGAGCCTGAGCCTGGAGCAGAGGCAGCTTTACGAGGACCTGGCTCTGGAGATCTTCACCAAGCACAGCCCCAAGGACAGCCGCAAGTCAGAGCTGGACAGCCAGCCCGAGGG GGCAGTAGGGAAGTTGCCCACTTGCATTGTGACTGGGCGGATCATCTCAGAGTACCAGTTCTggatgtgcagtgtgtgtaagCACTGTGCCTTGGAGCAAGAGATTGGGAGCTATAGTTTTTGTCCACTTTGTCATAGTTCATTGTCATGA
- the wdr35 gene encoding WD repeat-containing protein 35 isoform X1: MFIYLSKKIAIPNSIHLKCVSWNKDQGFIACGGDEGLLKVLKLDTQTDDAKLKGLAAPSNLSMNQTLEGHSGAVQVVTWNEQYQKLTTSDQNGLIIVWMLYKGSWYEEMINNRNKSVVRSMSWNADGQKICIVYEDGAVIVGSVDGNRIWGKELKGIQLAHVAWSPDSKILLFGMANGEIHIYDNQGNFIMKMTLNCLHNVTGVISIAGIHWYAGTEGYVEPDCPCLAICFDNGRCQIMRYESDDKPVFIDTLMNVASIQWNQCGSVLAVAGSLRVSTLDKEVNVVQFYTPFGEHLRTLKVPGKQMTAVAWEGGGLRIGLAVDSYIYFANIRPDYKWGYCSNTVVYAYTKPDRQEHCVVFWDTKNNEKFVKYVKSLMSITTSGDFCILATKADDTHPQEDAELESGSALYVLVLCNSIGTPLDSKYIDIDPLFVTMTKTHVITASKEAFYTWQYRVAKKLTALEINQVSRTRKDGRERVYHIDETPSGNTEGALDFAKAFTATQDHICCITATDKTLIVGRESGTIHRYSLPNVALIQTYSLNYRAYYVSLNCNSSRLAVIDVSGVLTLLDLEVRVSSGDSSGSPLTVGDPSKFERKDVWDMQWANDNPDLFAMMEKTRMYVFRNLDPEEPVQTSGYICNFDDLEIKSVLLDEIMKDPERPNKDNLINFEIRSLRDSRALIEKVGIDDASQFIEDNPHPRLWRLLAEAALQKLDLKTAEQAFVRCKDYQGIEFVKRLGNLQSEAMKQAEVAAYFGRFEEAERMYLDMDRRDLAISLRMKLGDWFRVLQLLKSGSGDCDDSLLEQAYNAIGDYFADRQKWVNAVQYYLQGRNQERLAESYYMLEDYDGLERLANSLPENHKLLPEIGQMFVTVGMCEQTVNAYLKCNQPKAAVDACVHLNQWNKAVELAKNHNMKEIKSLLAKYASHLLEKNKTLEAVELYRKAHHFLDAAKLMFKIADEEAKRSTRPLRVKKLYVLAALLVDNYHGQVKTSQQAKGKKSEATSALAGLLEEDATSSDDRIVDHAWRGAKAYHFFLLAQRQLYDGYMENAMMTALHLRDYEGIIPAVEIYSLLAICSSANRAFGTCSRAFIKLESLESLSLEQRQLYEDLALEIFTKHSPKDSRKSELDSQPEGAVGKLPTCIVTGRIISEYQFWMCSVCKHCALEQEIGSYSFCPLCHSSLS, translated from the exons ATGTTTATTTATCTCAGTAAAAAG ATTGCCATCCCCAACTCCATACACTTGAAGTGTGTATCCTGGAACAAGGACCAGGGTTTTATAGCTtgtggaggggatgagggtCTTCTTAAAGTTCTCAAGCTTGACACTCAAACTG ATGATGCAAAACTCAAAGGACTTGCAGCACCCAGTAATCTATCAATGAACCAGACACTGGAAGGACATAGTG GAGCAGTGCAAGTTGTCACCTGGAATGAACAGTACCAGAAGCTCACCACCAGTGACCAAAATGGCCTCATCATTGTATGGATGCTCTACAAAG GGTCATGGTACGAAGAGATGATCAACAACAGGAACAAGTCAGTTGTTAGGAGTATGAGCTGGAACGCAGATGGCCAGAAGATCTGTATCGTCTATGAGGACGGTGCTGTCATCGTTGGATCCGTAGATG GTAACCGGATCTGGGGAAAGGAGCTAAAGGGAATCCAGCTTGCTCATGTGGCTTGGTCCCCAGACAGCAAGATCCTCTTATTTGGAATGGCTAATGGAGAAATACATATCTATGATAATCAAGGAAACTTTATC ATGAAGATGACCCTCAACTGTCTTCACAACGTGACGGGAGTCATCAGCATTGCGGGGATCCACTGGTACGCAGGGACTGAGGGCTACGTGGAGCCAGACTGTCCCTGTCTGGCCATCTGCTTCGATAACGGCAGGTGCCAGATCATGCGCTACGAGAGTGAtgaca AGCCCGTGTTCATAGACACGCTCATGAACGTGGCCAGTATCCAGTGGAATCAGTGTGGCAGCGTGCTGGCTGTGGCTGGCTCCCTGAGGGTCTCCACCCTGGACAAAGAGGTCAACGTGGTTCAGTTCTACACTCCGTTTGGAGAG CATCTGCGGACTCTAAAGGTTCCTGGGAAGCAGATGACAGCTGTTGcctgggaaggaggaggactTCGTATTGGACTGGCAGTGGACTCCTACATTTACTTTGCCAACATCAGGCCAGATTACAAG tggGGCTATTGCTCCAACACAGTGGTGTACGCCTACACAAAACCAGACCGACAAGAGCACTGTGTGGTGTTCTGGGACACCAAGAACAATGAGAAGTTTGTGAAATACGTCAAGAGTCTAATGTCTATCACCACTTCAGGAGACTTCTGCATACTGGCCACCAAGGCAGACGACACACATCCTCAG GAGGATGCTGAGTTAGAATCGGGGAGTGCATTG TATGTGTTGGTTCTCTGTAACTCCATTGGGACTCCACTGGATTCAAAGTACATTGATATCG ATCCACTGTTCGTGACGATGACAAAGACTCATGTCATCACTGCGTCTAAAGAGGCCTTCTACACCTGGCAGTACCGTGTGGCTAAGAAACTGACTGCCCTGGAAATCAACCAAGTGTCCCGGACTAGAAAAGATGGCAGAGAgag ggtgtacCACATTGATGAGACTCCGTCAGGGAACACCGAGGGTGCCCTGGACTTTGCCAAGGCTTTCACA GCAACACAAGATCATATTTGCTGCATTACAGCGACTGACAAAACTCTTATTGTG GGACGTGAGTCTGGGACAATCCATAGATACAGTCTCCCTAACGTGGCTCTGATCCAGACGTACTCTCTTAACTACAGGGCCTACTATGTCTCCTTGAACTGCAACTCTAG CCGCCTGGCAGTAATCGACGTGTCAGGAGTCCTGACCCTCCTGGACCTGGAGGTGCGCGTGTCTTCAGGAGACAGCTCAGGCAGCCCGCTTACTGTGGGGGACCCATCCAAGTTTGAGAGAAAAGATGTTTGGGACATGCAGTGGGCGAATGACAACCCTGATCTGTTTGCCATGATGGAGAAGACCAGGATGTATGTATTCAGGAATCTCGACCCAGAG GAACCCGTCCAAACATCAGGCTATATCTGCAACTTTGACGACCTGGAAATCAAATCTGTCTTGCTGGATGAAATCATGAAG GATCCGGAGCGGCCCAACAAGGACAACCTCATCAACTTTGAGATCCGATCCCTCAGAGACAGCCGTGCTCTGATCGAAAAAGTTGGCATTGATGACGCTTCCCAGTTCATCGAAGACAATCCTCACCCTAGACTCTG GCGACTGTTGGCCGAGGCTGCGCTCCAGAAGCTGGACCTGAAGACTGCAGAGCAGGCCTTCGTCCGCTGCAAGGACTACCAGGGCATTGAGTTTGTGAAACGCCTGGGAAACCTGCAGAGTGAGGCCATGAAACAGGCCGAGGTGGCAGCCTACTTTGGGCGGTTTGAAGAGGCTGAGAGGATGTACCTGGACATGGACCGCAG AGACCTGGCCATAAGCCTGAGGATGAAGCTGGGTGACTGGTTCAGGGTTCTGCAGCTGCTGAAGTCAGGCTCAGGGGACTGTGATGACTCCTTGCTGGAGCAGGCTTACAACGCCATCGGAGACTACTTTGCAGACCGTCAGAAGTG GGTAAACGCAGTGCAATACTATCTTCAAGGACGCAACCAGGAGCGCCTGGCAGAGAGCTACTACATGTTGGAGGACTATGATGGCTTAGAGAGGCTGGCTAATTCCCTTCCAGAGAACCATAAACTACTCCCG GAAATCGGACAGATGTTTGTCACCGTAGGCATGTGTGAACAGACCGTGAATGCCTATCTCAAATGCAATCAGCCCAAGGCTGCAGTCGATGCCTGCGTTCATCTGAACCAG TGGAATAAAGCAGTCGAGTTGGCCAAAAACCACAATATGAAAGAGATCAAATCTCTTCTCGCCAAGTATGCGTCTCATCTGCTAGAGAAGAATAAGACTCTGGAGGCTGTGGAGTTGTACCGTAAAGCACACCATTTCTTAGATGCAGCCAAGCTCATGTTCAAG ATAGCTGATGAGGAGGCTAAGAGAAGTACCAGGCCGCTGAGAGTGAAGAAGCTGTATGTGCTGGCAGCACTGCTGGTGGATAACTACCATGGGCAAGTGAAGACATCACAGCAGGCCAAAGGAAAGAAATCTGAG GCCACGTCTGCTCTGGCTGGGCTTCTGGAAGAGGACGCCACCTCCTCTGATGATCGCATTGTGGACCATGCCTGGCGCGGGGCAAAAGCCTATCACTTCTTCCTGCTGGCTCAGAGGCAGCTGTACGATGGCTACATGGAGAACGCCATGATGACAG CTCTCCATCTCCGTGATTATGAGGGCATCATCCCTGCAGTGGAGATCTATTCCCTGTTGGCCATCTGTTCCTCGGCCAACCGGGCCTTCGGCACTTGCTCTCGGGCCTTCATCAAGCTGGAGTCCTTGGAGAGCCTGAGCCTGGAGCAGAGGCAGCTTTACGAGGACCTGGCTCTGGAGATCTTCACCAAGCACAGCCCCAAGGACAGCCGCAAGTCAGAGCTGGACAGCCAGCCCGAGGG GGCAGTAGGGAAGTTGCCCACTTGCATTGTGACTGGGCGGATCATCTCAGAGTACCAGTTCTggatgtgcagtgtgtgtaagCACTGTGCCTTGGAGCAAGAGATTGGGAGCTATAGTTTTTGTCCACTTTGTCATAGTTCATTGTCATGA